The Arcobacter sp. F2176 genome contains the following window.
CTTGACCATTTGCATTTAAAGCACCATCTATAATACTTCTTTCATTTCCTATTACTCTATTGAGAGTTATACTATTTACATTTGGTTGATTGAAGTTTACTGTTTCATGGGAAGCTATATTAAACTTGTTCCAGTTTATACTAGCCTTTTGTGTGGATTGGTTTATATTTGTTGTATTTCCACTTTGGTGTATACTTGCAGACCCTGATGTTACAACTCCCCCAGAGGGAGCTGCAAAGCTAAGAGTTACGCCACCTAGTAGTGCACTTACTACTAGACTTACTTTTCCCCCTTTTAGGATTCTAAAACGGGAACTATAATTTAGATTTGCTTTCATGATATATCCTTAAATTAAGAAGAAGATAGATTCTTCTTTTTCTATTTAAGTATTATATTTAGCTATCGTTATTTTCATCGTTATATTTTTGAATTTTATTTTTAAACCATAAAGATATATGTGTTCCTTTATCAACTTTTATATCAAGTTTTCCTTCTAATTGTTCTGTTGCAAGTGATTCAACCATCATTTCGCCAAAGCTTGCTTCTGTGTTATGACTTTTCCCTACACCATTATCTGAAACTTCTAGGAGTGTCCCATTATTTACACTATGTAGTGAAATTTTTATGATTCCCCCATTTGAATCAAAAGCATGCTTGATGGCATTGGTCACCAGTTCATTTACAATAAGACCACAATAAATTGCCTCTTCTATTTCAAGAAAAGAGTTTATATCAAGCTCACATTTGATATTTTCAAGTTCAAAACTCTCCTTTATGTTTTGTAAAACTTTTTCAAAATACTCTTTGGCATCAATATTTACAATATCTTTTTGATTGTAAAGCATCTGGTGAACGATACTCATCGCATGGATTTTTCTCTCCACATCATGCAGTTTTTCTTGAATAAATTCATCGTTATTGTCATTGAGTTTAAGTGCATACAGTGAAGTGATAAACTGCATGTTGTTTTTCACACGATGATGTAACTCTTTGAGTAAAAGTTCATTTTGTTTTAATTCATTGTTTAACTCTTTGGTTCGTTTGTTAACTATTTTTTCTAAGCGGATAGATTCATTTTGTTGTTGTATTAAAAGTGATTGTGTTAAATCATTTTTTTTATTTTCTAATGTTTTGATACGATATGCCAATGATATAGCAAATAAAATAACCTCTGCTGCAATAAGAGTTTCAAAAGTATATTCAAATATATATTTGATTGGAAAGATACCCATATATTGAAAAAACAGTGAAAGCCATGCTAATAAAGCAAAACTCCACCCCAATAAGAAAAATTTTGCTTGAGGATTTTTTTTGTATAAAGCATAAAAACCTATCCATAAAAAATAATATGGGGTAAAAAACTGAAAAAGAACGACTTGTGGAATGGTAAAAATATTAAACAGTTGTAAAACAAAATATATAGGAATGATATAAATAAGAAGC
Protein-coding sequences here:
- a CDS encoding 7TM diverse intracellular signaling domain-containing protein — protein: MRYLIILLVFLYINLQATILVNTQATIELLPHSKIYHDMGNHETINTILKNDDKFITTNKKAIDYCNLVPEGVWIKFELQNPTNKAIQKILKIDNFSIERIDLYEVSNNKVLSTKTTGIYYLEKFHGLVTLNIPIAIKANSYEMYYLNVKNEKLSLWFKPELYAPKEFYKEDTFRQIIWALFFGGIFSLVLYNIFLFIFTKDKIYLYYFLYLIATLLQGQFSIYPKLYLFPMDDIEFVKKIFYVNVFYVNVFVTFTMALFIRKFLDTVLYPKIDFSLKLLIYIIPIYFVLQLFNIFTIPQVVLFQFFTPYYFLWIGFYALYKKNPQAKFFLLGWSFALLAWLSLFFQYMGIFPIKYIFEYTFETLIAAEVILFAISLAYRIKTLENKKNDLTQSLLIQQQNESIRLEKIVNKRTKELNNELKQNELLLKELHHRVKNNMQFITSLYALKLNDNNDEFIQEKLHDVERKIHAMSIVHQMLYNQKDIVNIDAKEYFEKVLQNIKESFELENIKCELDINSFLEIEEAIYCGLIVNELVTNAIKHAFDSNGGIIKISLHSVNNGTLLEVSDNGVGKSHNTEASFGEMMVESLATEQLEGKLDIKVDKGTHISLWFKNKIQKYNDENNDS